GTGCTTCGCCGCATCGAAAGTGCGGATTGCTGGACCATTGCACTCATCAACGGAGACGCGTATGGCGGCGGCTGTGAAGTCATGCTTGCCTTTGATTTCCGGATTGCCGCCAAGCATGCCCGGTTCGGGTTTACGCAGGGACGCTTCTATCTCACGCCCGGCTGGGGCGGCCTCACAAGGCTTATTGAGCGCGTGAACCGCTCCACAGCCCTGTTATGGTTGGGCACGCAGGCGCTGGTAGATACCGAATCCGCGCTCATTGCCGGTCTGATTGATATGGCTGACTCTTCCTCACAGCTCGAAAACCACATCATGGAGATGGCGGAAAGGCTTTCCGAAAATGATCGGAGAATCATCAAAGTGATGAAAGAGGGCGCAACCTATGCGCAGAAATACCCGCACCGGGAATCCATCAACAATGAGCGTACGGAATTTTCAAAGCTTTGGGCAACCGATGAGCATCACCGGCGGGTTGAAGCGTTTCTGAAGCGCAAAAAAACAGACGGCCTCTGATCCCCGCGCAGTTTCCGGAATAAGCGCTGATAACGGCTTATTTTAAGCGCCCGCAGCCATCTGCGCAAGCTGCGCTTTGGCCGCTTTGAGCACATCTTCTACGGCCTGATCCATATCCGTACTCTCGTACCAGGCTCCCGAGGCTTTCTGATGTCCGCCTCCATCGAAATTCCGCGCAAGCAGGTTTACATTGAAATCATCTTTCGAGCGGAAGCTGAGCTTAATCCGGTCTTCAAACTGTGTAAAAATTACGGCAACCCGCGCATGCTGCAGCGATAGCGGAAACTGCGTGAGACCGTCAAGCTCGTCATATTTACAACCGGTTTCGTCCAGATCTTTTTTGTAGATCACCATGGTCGCAATGCCGCTCTCGTCGTCAAGCTTTAGCCGACTCAGAGCTCTTCCGATGAGTGCAAGGTGCTTGATTTGCCGGTTGTCGAATACCCGCTGAAAGATTTCGTCAACCCTCAGGTCCGCCCGTTCAATCAGGTCGGCTACGATATGGTGAATTTTTGCCCCAACGCTGGAAAACCGGAAGCCGCCGGTATCGGTCAGTATTCCCGTGTAGATGGCGGTTGCGGCTTCTTTGGATAGCAGGGAAAGGTCGGTTTGTTCATAAAGTCCGTAAATCAGCTCCGCGGTAGAAGCTGCCGCGGGAACAGAAACCATGTAGGTGTACCCGTCGAAGGGATCAGGATGATGGTCAATCATGAAGCTGGGTTTGGTGGTGTTTTCAAACCACTTCATATGCCTGCCAAAGCGCTTCGGGGTGTTTCCGTCTACAAATAAAAGGGCATCACAGCTTTCGAAGGCTTCCTGTTCGTAAGACTGAATCCCGACGCTGTTATCGAGCCAGGCAATATCAGCGGGCAGCTTGTCGTCATTGTGCGCGATGAATGCAATACCTTTGGCTTTAAGCCACAGGCAGACGCCTATTTGCGACCCGATGGCATCTCCATCTGGCCTGACGTGGCTAATTACGGCGATTTTTTTATATTGGCTCAGCTGTCGGGACATCTCGAACAGCTCTTCATTGTACTCTTGCATGATCAGATAACGGACTGTTTGAATAGCGTTTGCATGATGGCCTAAAATAGCGAAATGAAGCCTGTTACACGAACGTTTCGTGAATTGCTTTCACTTCCTGCGGTTTAGCTGCGGACGGTAGTACAGCACGAGCGCACCCCTTAGCGACAGACGTCGCGTCCATTACTTTTTTATCTGCCTTAACGGGCCGCATTAAAATTCAAATT
This genomic stretch from Cyclonatronum proteinivorum harbors:
- a CDS encoding enoyl-CoA hydratase/isomerase family protein, with the translated sequence MPTNSKPVITEMRGDHIFIAKINRPQAHNAISFEVMDGLESVCDEIEQNEDIRVLILTGEGHKFFASGGDLKQFADLKSEQEARKMSMRMGEVLRRIESADCWTIALINGDAYGGGCEVMLAFDFRIAAKHARFGFTQGRFYLTPGWGGLTRLIERVNRSTALLWLGTQALVDTESALIAGLIDMADSSSQLENHIMEMAERLSENDRRIIKVMKEGATYAQKYPHRESINNERTEFSKLWATDEHHRRVEAFLKRKKTDGL
- a CDS encoding DHH family phosphoesterase, whose protein sequence is MQEYNEELFEMSRQLSQYKKIAVISHVRPDGDAIGSQIGVCLWLKAKGIAFIAHNDDKLPADIAWLDNSVGIQSYEQEAFESCDALLFVDGNTPKRFGRHMKWFENTTKPSFMIDHHPDPFDGYTYMVSVPAAASTAELIYGLYEQTDLSLLSKEAATAIYTGILTDTGGFRFSSVGAKIHHIVADLIERADLRVDEIFQRVFDNRQIKHLALIGRALSRLKLDDESGIATMVIYKKDLDETGCKYDELDGLTQFPLSLQHARVAVIFTQFEDRIKLSFRSKDDFNVNLLARNFDGGGHQKASGAWYESTDMDQAVEDVLKAAKAQLAQMAAGA